In the Mycolicibacterium chubuense NBB4 genome, one interval contains:
- a CDS encoding flavin-containing monooxygenase, whose translation MDRKSDRNYEIIIIGAGFSGIGSGISLMKAGFTDFLMVDDADGVGGTWHWNTYPGIAVDIPSYSYQFSYEMRPSWSRTYAHGNELKAYAEQCVEKYELGDHIRFNTTITAACFDENATFWRLTTAKGEEITARFVINCSGVLSRPKWPEIKGVRDFAGVTLHTARWDDTKDLSGKRVAVIGTGASAVQLIPEIARKAESLTVFQRTPIYCLPKPDFPIPTWAGRLLHFLPGAQLATRTASQAFVEITFPIAAHFHTVIPFADVMESAAKRYMRREVHDPTTREQLIPRYSLGCKRPSFHNSYLATYNRSNVSLETSGITHIDHASVHTRDGKAHPIDVLILATGFKVMESGNMPTYVLKGRGGLEQATWWDEHRLQAFEGVSVPGFPNHFNIFGPYGYNGASYFTLIEAQSRHIVRCLRRARALGASLVEVKKEANDRYFAEVLSRRHRQVFWQPSCSNANSYYFDKHGDVPLRPSTTLETYWRSRTFRLSDYRFENRPEEVCPR comes from the coding sequence ATGGATCGCAAGTCCGACCGTAATTACGAGATAATCATCATAGGAGCTGGATTTTCCGGCATCGGGTCTGGCATTAGCTTGATGAAGGCGGGATTTACCGACTTCTTGATGGTTGACGACGCCGATGGCGTAGGTGGTACGTGGCACTGGAACACCTATCCCGGTATCGCGGTCGACATACCGTCGTACAGTTATCAATTCTCATACGAAATGCGGCCCTCTTGGTCGCGTACATACGCCCACGGCAACGAGCTCAAAGCCTATGCGGAGCAATGCGTTGAAAAGTACGAGCTTGGAGACCATATTCGTTTCAATACAACCATCACCGCAGCTTGCTTTGACGAAAATGCAACATTTTGGCGTCTGACGACCGCAAAAGGTGAGGAGATCACCGCACGCTTCGTGATCAATTGCTCCGGCGTTCTCAGTCGGCCGAAATGGCCTGAAATCAAGGGGGTGCGAGATTTCGCCGGCGTTACGCTCCACACGGCTAGATGGGACGATACCAAAGATCTCAGCGGGAAGAGGGTCGCAGTAATCGGTACCGGTGCGTCAGCCGTGCAACTGATACCCGAAATCGCAAGAAAAGCAGAGAGTCTGACGGTCTTTCAGCGAACTCCAATTTATTGTCTGCCCAAGCCAGACTTCCCAATACCGACGTGGGCTGGAAGGCTTCTACATTTCCTGCCGGGGGCACAATTGGCGACCCGGACCGCGAGCCAGGCGTTCGTAGAAATCACTTTCCCAATCGCCGCTCACTTTCATACGGTGATACCGTTCGCCGATGTCATGGAGAGCGCCGCAAAGCGGTACATGCGGCGTGAAGTCCATGACCCGACGACGAGAGAACAACTCATTCCGCGCTACTCGTTGGGCTGTAAACGACCCAGCTTCCACAATTCCTATCTCGCAACGTACAACCGGTCCAACGTTTCGCTCGAGACGAGCGGCATAACCCATATCGACCATGCATCCGTCCATACTCGAGACGGCAAAGCTCATCCCATTGACGTCTTGATCCTGGCCACCGGCTTCAAAGTGATGGAGTCGGGCAACATGCCGACGTACGTGTTGAAGGGACGCGGCGGGCTGGAGCAGGCTACATGGTGGGACGAGCATCGACTGCAGGCCTTCGAAGGGGTGAGCGTCCCGGGATTTCCGAATCATTTCAACATCTTCGGTCCCTACGGCTACAACGGCGCCTCGTACTTCACGCTCATCGAGGCGCAGAGTCGGCACATCGTCCGCTGTCTTCGTCGCGCGCGGGCACTGGGTGCGAGCCTCGTCGAGGTTAAGAAGGAGGCGAATGACCGTTACTTCGCCGAAGTGCTGAGTCGTCGTCACAGGCAGGTTTTCTGGCAGCCGAGCTGTTCCAATGCCAACAGCTACTACTTCGACAAGCACGGCGACGTTCCACTCCGTCCATCAACGACTCTGGAGACGTATTGGCGAAGCCGCACCTTTCGCCTCTCGGACTACCGATTCGAGAATCGGCCCGAGGAGGTGTGTCCCCGGTGA
- a CDS encoding flavin-containing monooxygenase, translating to MTGTTTTLIVGAGFAGIGAAIRLLQEGTDDFVILERSDRVGGTWRDNTYPGAACDIPSLLYSYSFEPNPGWTRTYSGSAEILEYIDEIVIKYDLARFIQFDTDVTALEFDEGAGIWVADTADGTRYQARSVVMASGPLADASFPDIRGIDSYEGKKIHSARWDQGYDLRDKRVAVIGTGASAVQIIPELVKSAASVKVFQRTPGWVLPRFNFKHPAWARSTFKQLPASEQALRDAWFWAHEVMAVGMVWNTAATSAIQLMAKAHLRRQVKDPWLRRQLTPHFRAGCKRMLMTSDYYPALQSDNCKLISWPIATLSPNGIRTADGVEHEVDCMVFATGFDVAKRGTPFPISGLGGRKLGDEWSLGRYAFKSVSVAGYPNLFFTFGPNSGPGHNSALVYMEAAIDYIVKAIKLLQQNDIGTLDVREDRQDRYHSEIQRRLRRTTWNSGCSSWYLTEDGYNGTMYPGFATQFMRELSHLDPHDYVITRRDDTHLELTQSL from the coding sequence ATGACAGGCACCACGACGACGTTGATCGTCGGCGCCGGGTTCGCAGGTATCGGTGCGGCGATCAGACTGCTTCAGGAGGGCACGGATGACTTCGTCATCCTGGAACGGTCAGATCGCGTTGGAGGCACCTGGCGAGACAATACTTATCCCGGTGCGGCCTGCGATATTCCCTCGCTTCTCTACTCCTACTCGTTCGAGCCGAATCCGGGCTGGACTCGTACCTACTCGGGGAGCGCTGAGATCCTCGAATATATCGACGAGATCGTCATTAAGTACGACCTTGCCCGGTTCATCCAGTTTGATACCGATGTAACCGCCTTGGAATTCGATGAGGGTGCCGGCATCTGGGTGGCCGACACGGCCGACGGAACGCGTTATCAAGCTCGTTCGGTCGTGATGGCCAGTGGACCACTTGCCGACGCGAGCTTTCCGGATATTCGAGGTATCGACTCGTACGAGGGAAAGAAAATCCACAGCGCTCGATGGGACCAGGGCTACGACCTCCGCGACAAGAGGGTTGCAGTCATCGGGACGGGCGCGAGCGCGGTGCAGATCATTCCTGAGCTCGTGAAGTCGGCTGCGTCGGTCAAAGTCTTCCAAAGAACGCCCGGCTGGGTATTGCCCAGGTTTAACTTCAAGCATCCGGCTTGGGCGCGCTCGACCTTTAAGCAATTGCCGGCGAGCGAACAGGCGCTCCGTGACGCTTGGTTCTGGGCACACGAAGTGATGGCAGTGGGTATGGTCTGGAACACCGCCGCGACATCGGCGATACAACTGATGGCGAAGGCTCATCTGCGTCGGCAGGTGAAAGATCCCTGGTTGAGACGTCAATTGACGCCCCATTTCAGAGCAGGTTGCAAACGTATGCTCATGACCAGCGATTATTATCCTGCGCTACAGTCGGATAACTGTAAGCTGATCAGTTGGCCGATCGCCACGTTGTCACCGAACGGTATTCGGACCGCTGACGGTGTGGAGCACGAGGTGGACTGTATGGTGTTTGCCACTGGCTTCGATGTGGCCAAACGTGGCACCCCGTTCCCGATCAGCGGCCTCGGTGGTCGGAAGCTCGGCGATGAATGGTCCTTGGGGCGATACGCCTTCAAGAGCGTGAGCGTGGCCGGGTATCCGAATTTGTTCTTCACTTTCGGACCGAATTCCGGGCCAGGCCACAATTCGGCGCTCGTATATATGGAGGCCGCAATTGACTATATAGTCAAGGCGATCAAGCTCCTTCAGCAAAATGACATCGGTACTTTGGATGTGAGGGAGGATCGCCAGGACCGCTATCACTCCGAAATTCAGCGCCGCCTTCGACGTACAACATGGAATTCTGGCTGCAGCAGCTGGTATTTGACCGAGGACGGCTACAACGGGACCATGTACCCAGGTTTCGCGACCCAGTTTATGAGAGAACTATCCCACTTGGATCCTCATGATTACGTGATAACCCGGCGCGACGATACACACCTCGAGCTGACGCAATCACTCTGA